The DNA segment CTATCCATTCATATTAATTTCAtacattattattaattatttccGATTTTGACAAACTTATCCATTCATATTaatttcatgcatgcattattattattaattattttcgaTTTTGAGTAACTTAATTATCCATGCATCTttgctaattaattaattaattcgttATATATGCAGGCAACGTTATATCCTTTGGTCTCTTTATCTCTCCAGCGTAATCTATCTCGGATTTTGATTTTATGTATTAAATTTGATACCAAATATACGAtggaattaataatttaaatttgtatataaaatatagACCAACTTTCAAGCGGATATGGGAGAAGAAGACGACGGAGGAGTTCCATCCATACCCATATCTCCTTTGTGTGCTCAACTGTGCATTTTGGGTGTTCTATGGATTGCCTGTGGTTCACCCCGATAGCACGCTCGTCATAACCATCAACGGCATCGGTCTAGCCTTGGAGTTGATATACCTAACTATTTTCTCCATCTACACAGGCAACAAGTACAGGGTAAttaagtagtagtagtagtagtagtactGCATGCATGAGATTGAGAGtgctttttttttattatttaatgaatTCCTTTATTAATTGTAATGTTGGTAATTCAGAAAATCATAGTGGCTATGCTAGTTGGAGAGGCAGCGTTGGTTGGGATCATAGCAACAATCACAATCCTTTGCTTCCACACACACACCACAAGATCAAATTTCGTTGGGGGCATTTGTGTGGGTGCTGGTATTTTGATGTATGGCTCCCCTCTCTCCATCCTTGTAAGTCCTTGCTTGCTTTAATTCTTCGATCGTTTCCAGCTTTGCTTTGCTTTGCTTTAATTTACATTTCATCATCATTatcaaatattaatatattgttTTTGCAGAAAAAAGTTGTGGTGACCAAGAGCGTGGAATTCCTACCATTCTGGCTTTGCTTGGCTGGTTTTGCCAACGGCATCGTCTGGTTTATTTACGCTAACCTCAAGACCTTCGATCTGTTCATCGCGGTACGTGCATACGCAAGTGATCATCACCACtacataattaatatataatatatatttaagcaTTAAttgacataatatatatatatatatgcagatTGGAAATGGAGTTGGAGCAGTTCTGGGCTTCGTGCAACTCTCCGTCTACTTCTATTACAAACTATGCGGCAAACCCGCGGTCCAAGACGACGCCAAGCCAACCGGAGAGGTGCAGCTCCAGACCTCCGTGGCGTCGCTGCCAGTTTGATGAGACCAACATATATCAACTGTTCTTAATTGGTTTTTGCCTACTTAGATTAGATTAGATAATTAGATTCTCCATTGCGCTTTTTCTTTTACATATTAttaataatcataatcataattagGTGGATTTtgcttttattctttttttttttattattactaTTGGATTTGATGAGACTTCATAAATTTTTCTTTACTCATGACTTCATAAAAGGGGGAGGGGGgtggaaagaaaagaaaagaacgaAATAAACTAAATATTGTGTATTGACAATCACTTTAGTGAAATAATCAAATCGAATTATTGAATCTAATTAcaatattaagttattttaatttagCCAAACTTTTATATTCACCTTTAGAGTGAAGTAAATCGTCTATCTATTCTCATTTATCTCGTATTTAAATACAAgagaaaatagtttttttttctattaacttgtctatttttttggtttttatccattaacttttcaaaatttaatttttgtataCTAACTTTTAGTTTTTGGCTATTTTTTTCAAATTGCTGATGTGTCACCATAAAATGCTGATGTGTCAAACTTCAATGTCAGAAATTAGACCAAAATTaccgaaaattaaaagttagtgtaccaaaatcaaactttgaaaagttaatTAATGGGctaaaaccaaaaaataaacaagttaattaatggataaaaaaGTATTTTccctaaatatataattatcttTGTGTACTATTTTaacttgaaattaaaattttagatagTTATCTCAAAATTTCATCAATACTTAAACTATGGTTGTTGCACCGGATGAAATGATCAATTATGGATTTGAAATGACACTCATCTTGAGTGGATTTCAAATTCATCGTAGTCACATTGCATTTACCTAAATTAAAAATGTGGGTGGATTTGAAATCTATTCAACAAAAATTCGTCCAAACAATCAAATGGATTTGATGTTCATAACTTCGAATTCATTCATCTAAATTTAACCTAAAAATTAATTCAATTTTGAAACTCATTTTATGTTTACTATCATGATATTTTGAACAGTTgtgttatttaatattttattttgtatgctCTACGAATTtcattttacaaataaaattttatacatTAACTGAGATTAGAGAAGAATATATACAGGAATTTATCGAGGAGGTGAAAAAACCAAAGAACACATACATAATtatccataacaaaattttaaatataataataaaatataaataataattttaaatttcagatATAACTTACAATGTCATAACGACttgaagaatttttttaaaataattaataatcgaTGAGATAAAAAAACGTATGTCacttttaatataattaataaactatcattcaaatatttatcatctatttgatttgattaattGATGAAGAATTTAGTTAAATTACCGTTAAAAGAAATAGAGATAAATTAGAATAATAAAGAAGAAAGATAATTTCTTATCCCTCTTCAAACACGGATTGATGGACGCAAGTTCATGAGAGAGGAGATTGAATAACATTTTATTACTAATAATTTAtatgtataatttttaaaaattaggtATATTTTTCACATGAAAATTCAAAGGAAAACTTGCTCCTAAATAGAGCCCACCCATGAGTGAGACCTAAGTAGTGCAACTTACATTTATCAACTCTATAAAATATGAAACAAAACGTAAAACCCTTTATTTTAAAAAGAAGTTTTTTTCAAACCCGGCCcatattttaaaaatcatatttttcttGTTCGAGAATTTTTATGTCCGATTTGTAGAAacatatgatttttaagaatatCATTAATTTCATAGAATACTGAAGGCGTAAAATGTTGTTTGGCTGACGACGTCTTATAAATtggttaaaaaaatttgaagtaGCGGACGGTAATTCCAAAAATGGACGATCAATTAAGTTAgaaacttttattaaaaaaattataattagatAGAATCCACtgaatttatataaaataaaaatgagacGTAAAAGACGTGTTGAATTTTAAAACCCTAGTTAAAGAAGAGAAGAGAGCTTTTGTTATTCTCTATATTTAGGTCATCTCTAACGGAGCACCAAAATAACGTGAATTACCATTTTGGTGCCTCATTTGGGTCTCCACTTGGGGCGCTATTAATCTTGCATCAAATTTAGCACAGGGTTTCTCTCAGCACTAAACTTGATGCAATCAATTTTATTTTGGAGAAATTGGAATAAAATTTCTAATCAGAAACTAATTTTACTTTTCAGCCCCAAATCAGAATAATTTATTCTACATTCTCTCTCTGATATACACTAAAATTTCTTTCTCACTCCCTAATTCATAATTTTACATTTtttcctttttaatttattttctctctctttttcttttgagTCGGTAGCTCTCTCCCAATTTCAGCATTCTAAATCTCTAACCACACCAAATAGCCTCAACTCATCTTACCGCATCAGCCGACATGCATCAGCCGACAGACATAACCAACAAAACCCACAAACAAATAGAGAGGAAGAAGCGACGAGGGCAGTGAAATTAGTGAACCAGTAAGTTCATTGTTCAACTcctcaacaaaaaaaattaaaagttcaTCATTCAATTTGTCAGTTTTTGCGATTTTTatgacttttttaaaaaaataataaaattgaaaattggTCCCAATTTGCTGTTAATgcgaatgatttttttttttatgccaTTTTGTGTAAGTTTACTTAGCTATATGAAAATCGCCTAAATTAAAGAAATAATTTCGGTTATATATGTTTAGGAAATGAAATATTTCAAGGTTAGTCCGAATACTGTTATTCAAGTAGAATTATTAATTGATAATCACTTAATTTATGAACGTCttgaaagttttaatttttttttttcaattttcgtAGAATGTTATTAGttttttggtgtttatatttgatttttttatataaaaattctgGTTATCATctgttttttttatgtttatgtactattttttgttttttcgcTGTAGTTTATCTGTGTTGTTTTTTATCGATTTTTCGCTCTATTTTATCGTGCGATTTTTGCAAGAAAAACTTTTATTAAACTCTCAGTCCATGTTTTTACTCATCCTCCCAATAGTTTATTTTCTATATTCATTGTTTTCAGAAGCAGTATTGTAAGGTCTAAAAATCCACAGAACTTACTCGCGAGAAAATTTTTTAGTAGAATgaaaaattatatgtttaattGTCTAGAATATGAGATTTTATGCAAAAGTGTtagttttaatgtttttcaggTATGGATCAATTTTGGTGACCAAAGGAGTCGAGACTAGCCTACAAATTAACAAAGAGTAAGGACATTTTAAGTTAAATGTGTTGGTTGTGCAGATTTTTACATTCAAAAGTGGTGTGCagcttttttatttaaaaaaaaattagagtgAAGAAAGtttaaaaagtatttttaaGTTAGCAGACCAGTTTTCAGCCCGTCAACTACCTTTCAAAGTTTGCGTCAAAGTTTTTCTTTTCTCATTCTCACTCTCACGTCGCCTTCTCCCTCTCCCTTACCCTATTTTGAAATCTGTCTCCATCTCAATGAAAAAGACTCTCGTTCGTCGTCTGTTCGTAGGGCTAACTCGCACCCGAGGTCAAGGATTACTCCATACCGGCAAAGAAAGGCAAGTTTGCTCACACCAATTCAAGTATTTCCTCTCGTTTCCTTAGCCTTTTAGGGGTTTTCCAGCCTTAGTTGGCATAGTCCGGGCGTTGGCAAGGTGCTCCGGAGTCGTagcggagtggtgcccaagttctggggtaTTCGACAAcaacgggctaacgacggacggaGGTATACTCGAGATCCTAAAAATAGTTTGAAAGTATCtattaacttagttaaggcttttagatattGTTTAGTTATATAGTAATCTGATGATTATAGGCTTAGACAATAGAGTTGATGTAGCTTGTCTGATAGAATTAAGGTATGAaaatactgttcgagatatccagactgagtatgcatgtattatgtgttgcattgtttATATGGCATCattttatctgcatattacCTGTCACgatattatgcttcatgcattaACGTATTGAGCTTATACTCTTGAGATAGCCgatagtagggcgctcaccctacgtgTAGTgaatggttggacacatggactcgtgatcaggtcacctatatccacaTTGGATATATGAGCCACTTCCTGGTGCGATGGCGCAGATTGCTATATACCTGGGGCCCGAGTCAATGAGCAGGATTTCTTGACCTAATTTCTTGGTacccgtacacttgcattcatgctcatataatatttgtatactcatactctcgtattgaGTGTTTTATATTCACGTCCGCGTTTTGGTTTTGGACACCTTATTCGATGGGGTAGGTCTCAGACTTGATGGAGCGGGAGGCTCAGGGAGACCGTAGTTGCGGGTTAGCAACAGTGATGGATATAGGTTCCAGTGTTGGCTTTTagcaatttgatttaagttGTTGATTCATTAtttcgatatgattgtataaaaactttgaatttattTCTCTTGggtgtttaattatttagtttccGCTGGTTTACtttgataatattttaattaagttaattacatgctcaaatttttgattagtaggtgatcacggagcgggtcactacacaaaCTGTAGTTATGGTATACTTTTATTAGTTTATAGCATTTTGAGGAGGTTTTGACCTAGTTCTTCTCTTCCTTCAAGTTTTTTTTGTAATGTTCTTTTattaccatatatatatataggtaggCATTTGCCAAACTCCCATGTCACACTCGTTgtgtttctttctttttttcacCTTTTCTCGTctttatttagaaaaaaaatgtgcatttttttttttaataagacaTTATATTATAAGATGAAAGGACAATCAGTTTTTACAAGAGCATGCAACCATAAGAGAATATAATCatcccaaacaaaaaaaattggcaCTCTAAACACATGTTGATCAATAGAGTGAGAACTTGATTTGTTGAGCGGGGAGAGAACTGACATCGCAATTGCGCGATTTGATTCTGTTAATTTTCTACAATACTCAATACCACCAAGACACCGAACAATTCTATAGCTACAATCGATCCAACACAATGATAACAGAGGAATAACAGCAACACACCAAAAAATGCAGAAAAGGAAAAATATTAAACACCAGGGATTACGTGGTTCAGTCAAGAATGACCTACATCCACGAACGATCAACCAATTCAAGCTTTATTAATAGAACCACCAAGAATCCAGATTACAAGAAAGATTGAATTTCAGAAGAGTTTAGAAGAATCAAAGTTACTCTTCATAATCGCAGCTGCGAGACTCCTTTAGATTCTTTCTAGA comes from the Henckelia pumila isolate YLH828 chromosome 1, ASM3356847v2, whole genome shotgun sequence genome and includes:
- the LOC140874147 gene encoding bidirectional sugar transporter SWEET4-like; the encoded protein is MTNPGQALARTIVGIIGNVISFGLFISPAPTFKRIWEKKTTEEFHPYPYLLCVLNCAFWVFYGLPVVHPDSTLVITINGIGLALELIYLTIFSIYTGNKYRKIIVAMLVGEAALVGIIATITILCFHTHTTRSNFVGGICVGAGILMYGSPLSILKKVVVTKSVEFLPFWLCLAGFANGIVWFIYANLKTFDLFIAIGNGVGAVLGFVQLSVYFYYKLCGKPAVQDDAKPTGEVQLQTSVASLPV